The genomic window TCACCGCGTTGAGGACCTGACGCAGGTGAAGGGGATAGGGACATCGATCGTCGAACGGAATCGACAGCGGATCACCGTCGGCAACAGAGCGTTGCCCGCGGATCCGGTACCCGGATCGGTACCGGTGCGAACCGTACCCAGGCGCTGACAGCAGGAATCGTCGGGACCAGCAGGAAGCCGGTTCACCGGTTGCGGACAGGATGCCGTAACCACCGACCGTCGCAGGGAGGCGGCACCAATCACCAGGATGGTGGCATCACAGACCTGTGGAAGGGGCTGAGATACAAACAGGACAGACGCGGCCGCGTGCAGGATGCAACGCCGCCCCCGCTTCGCAGGACGCGAGGGGGTGGCAGCAGGCCGACAGGGACGTGACGATTGCCCGGTACGACACATGGCTGTGTCGCCGGGCAATTTCTTTTGGCGCGGCCACCACGCACCGATGGTGTAGCTTGGAGGCCTTCGCATGGACTGGAACCCGCTGGATGCACCTGCCCCGATCGCTCCTGATGCTCGCTGTTGCCCTTGCCCTGCCATGGGCGGTACAGGCAGCGACGCCGCCCGCATCCACCGCTGCCCCGACCGCCGAGGTGCGTGGCCCGACCGACCTCAAGCCGGGCGAATACCTGTGGCATCCGGAAGTTTCGCCGGCCGGACCGATCGTGCTGGTGGTCAGCCTGGATGAGCAGCGGGCCTACGTGTACCGCAACGGCATCGCCATCGGCCTGAGCACGATCAGCTCAGGCAAGACCGGGCATGAAACGCCGACCGGCGTGTTCACCATCCTGCAGAAGGACAAGGACCACCGGTCCAACCTG from Stenotrophomonas sp. 704A1 includes these protein-coding regions:
- a CDS encoding ComEA family DNA-binding protein — its product is MWITGAQAAEQIDINRADARALQQGLTMVGATKAAAIVEHRRRHGPFHRVEDLTQVKGIGTSIVERNRQRITVGNRALPADPVPGSVPVRTVPRR